From one Leptospira stimsonii genomic stretch:
- the ilvC gene encoding ketol-acid reductoisomerase, with the protein MANIYYDADCDLSSLKGKTIAVIGYGSQGHAQAQNMKDSGLKVIIGLKEGSKSVQDAKNAGFEVYSVAEASQKADIIQILAPDTIQADLYKKDIEPNLKKGDALVFSHGFNIHYDFIQPPKDVDVYMVAPKGPGHLVRRVYTEGGGVPCLIAIYQDSTGEAKKRALAHAAGVGGGRAGILETSFREETETDLFGEQVVLCGGLSNLIMAGFETLTEAGYDPEIAYFECLHEVKLITDLIYEGGLARMRFSISDTAEYGDYVSGPRVIDAGVKQRMKEVLNDIQKDKGAKFANNWMAETKAGYPNFKNMRDKNAAHPIESVGKKLRSMMKWLSK; encoded by the coding sequence ATGGCAAATATTTATTACGACGCCGATTGTGATTTAAGTTCACTCAAAGGTAAAACCATTGCAGTGATCGGCTACGGAAGCCAGGGACACGCCCAGGCTCAAAACATGAAGGATTCCGGACTAAAAGTTATCATCGGTCTGAAAGAAGGATCCAAATCAGTACAAGACGCTAAAAATGCAGGTTTCGAAGTATATAGCGTCGCAGAAGCTTCACAAAAAGCAGACATCATTCAAATTTTAGCTCCGGATACGATTCAGGCGGATCTTTACAAAAAGGATATCGAACCCAATCTGAAAAAAGGCGATGCTCTCGTTTTCTCTCACGGGTTTAATATTCATTACGATTTTATCCAACCTCCAAAAGACGTGGACGTTTATATGGTGGCTCCGAAAGGACCAGGTCACCTTGTAAGAAGAGTTTACACCGAAGGTGGTGGGGTTCCATGTTTGATCGCGATCTATCAAGATTCTACCGGTGAGGCGAAAAAAAGAGCCCTCGCACACGCCGCTGGCGTCGGTGGCGGACGTGCTGGAATTTTGGAAACTTCTTTCCGTGAAGAAACCGAGACGGACCTTTTCGGTGAACAAGTCGTTCTCTGCGGCGGTCTCTCCAACTTGATTATGGCGGGTTTTGAAACCTTGACCGAAGCAGGTTACGATCCTGAGATCGCATACTTTGAATGCCTTCACGAAGTGAAATTGATCACAGATTTGATTTACGAAGGTGGTCTTGCGAGAATGAGATTCTCCATTTCCGATACTGCGGAATACGGCGATTACGTTAGCGGTCCTCGAGTGATCGACGCGGGCGTAAAACAAAGAATGAAAGAAGTTCTGAACGATATTCAAAAAGATAAAGGCGCAAAATTCGCGAATAACTGGATGGCCGAAACAAAAGCAGGTTATCCAAACTTTAAGAATATGAGAGATAAGAACGCCGCGCACCCGATCGAATCGGTGGGCAAAAAATTGAGAAGCATGATGAAATGGTTATCTAAATAA
- a CDS encoding methyl-accepting chemotaxis protein, producing the protein MSSKQESKRKTDEEIIAFGPAYINWIRLGLILLYYSSIAIGWKRTNAVQNTLYLVGTTAMLFYFLYSFFKIRTSGSISNLLSKVFVVADVLVLFLVMVGAAMDVPEFTSGMVKSPVLYGISYLYIISSGLLLAPNFILLIGGLSVLSNIIVVSTATQYGLILTEDRKLANSLGYVSVSEQVTKILFIMACALIIRTLVKLFISLRGNSEYRQKEVEESHKVIAERSNKMRESALYLKESSKNLKEFMSDFSLLVSTHASSFEEISSTMEEFQSQTESSADNVKNQFSNIETLIDHSSNLKSIIERISQFNQTLDQSLEKVRKSGSMVTGFVEELSKSLSSLGDSFRSVGEVNRIMSEVADRTNLLSLNASIEAARAGEAGKGFAVVAQEVSKLAESSAGNADLISKIIRDSSNHVVTGQKSAETTAGHVKEQDTLFQDLFARFDEFTKMFEEQKRINSLFFSTLDHLRSLSSEIELSSSEQKLGLHGIVEAIASLQTSMESLMEKSENLSEIVKELEVQADTLTKSETL; encoded by the coding sequence ATGTCCTCGAAGCAAGAATCGAAAAGAAAAACAGACGAAGAAATCATTGCGTTTGGTCCGGCGTATATCAACTGGATCCGTCTCGGCTTAATTTTATTATACTATTCATCCATCGCAATCGGTTGGAAAAGAACCAATGCCGTTCAGAATACGTTGTATCTGGTTGGGACGACGGCGATGTTGTTCTACTTCCTTTATAGTTTTTTTAAGATTAGAACGAGCGGAAGTATTTCTAATCTCTTGAGTAAGGTTTTTGTTGTCGCCGATGTACTTGTTTTGTTTCTCGTGATGGTTGGTGCCGCGATGGATGTTCCTGAATTTACTTCGGGGATGGTAAAGAGTCCGGTTCTTTACGGAATCAGTTACCTATATATCATTTCTTCCGGTCTTCTTTTGGCACCGAATTTTATTCTTTTGATCGGAGGTTTATCCGTTCTTTCGAATATTATTGTCGTTTCGACTGCAACTCAATACGGATTGATTTTAACCGAAGATAGAAAACTTGCGAATTCCTTGGGATATGTTTCCGTTTCGGAACAAGTAACCAAGATTCTTTTTATCATGGCTTGCGCTCTGATAATTAGAACCCTTGTAAAACTTTTCATTAGTTTGAGAGGGAATTCAGAATACAGACAAAAAGAAGTAGAAGAATCTCATAAGGTGATTGCGGAGAGAAGCAACAAAATGCGGGAATCTGCACTTTATCTCAAAGAATCCTCAAAGAATCTGAAAGAATTCATGTCCGATTTTTCTCTTCTTGTTTCAACTCACGCTTCCTCTTTTGAAGAGATCAGTTCTACGATGGAAGAATTCCAGTCGCAAACCGAAAGTTCGGCTGACAATGTTAAAAATCAGTTTAGCAATATTGAAACCTTAATCGATCACAGTTCGAATTTAAAATCCATCATCGAAAGGATTTCTCAATTCAATCAGACCTTGGACCAAAGTTTGGAAAAAGTTCGAAAATCCGGATCGATGGTAACTGGCTTTGTCGAAGAACTTTCCAAGTCTCTTTCTTCCCTCGGAGATTCTTTTAGAAGTGTGGGAGAAGTGAATCGGATCATGTCCGAAGTCGCGGATCGAACCAACTTACTTTCTCTCAACGCTTCGATCGAAGCGGCGAGAGCAGGCGAGGCCGGAAAAGGTTTTGCCGTGGTCGCGCAAGAAGTTTCCAAACTCGCCGAAAGTAGCGCCGGAAATGCGGATTTAATTTCCAAGATCATCAGAGATTCTTCCAATCACGTTGTGACAGGTCAGAAATCGGCTGAAACAACCGCCGGTCACGTAAAGGAACAGGATACTTTGTTTCAGGATTTATTCGCTCGTTTTGATGAGTTTACGAAGATGTTCGAAGAACAAAAAAGAATCAATTCACTGTTTTTCTCAACGTTAGATCACCTCCGATCTTTATCTTCCGAAATCGAACTTTCTTCTTCGGAACAAAAATTAGGACTTCACGGAATCGTAGAAGCGATCGCTTCTCTCCAGACTTCGATGGAATCCTTGATGGAAAAGAGTGAAAATCTTTCCGAGATCGTAAAAGAACTCGAAGTGCAAGCGGATACTCTTACGAAATCGGAAACGCTCTAA
- a CDS encoding OsmC family protein, producing MSEHTIGLNWKKGPEDFKYDSYDRTHILQYAGGQTLNGSSTTETYGKSEYANPEELLASSVCSCHFLTFLAVAAKSRYIVSAYEDKAIAILEKNSEGKMVVTKIDLYPKVTFEGEKIPDQEALIELHEKAHRNCFISNSIKSEVKIHPQ from the coding sequence ATGTCCGAACACACAATTGGCTTAAATTGGAAAAAAGGACCGGAAGATTTCAAATATGACTCCTATGATCGGACTCATATCCTCCAGTATGCGGGCGGACAAACGCTGAACGGCTCTTCTACGACGGAAACGTACGGTAAATCGGAATACGCAAATCCGGAAGAACTTTTGGCCTCCTCCGTTTGCAGTTGTCATTTTTTGACATTTCTTGCCGTGGCCGCAAAAAGTCGTTATATAGTTTCCGCTTACGAGGATAAGGCGATCGCCATTCTCGAAAAGAACTCGGAAGGGAAAATGGTCGTCACTAAAATCGACCTTTACCCTAAGGTGACATTCGAAGGAGAAAAAATCCCGGACCAAGAAGCCCTAATCGAGCTTCATGAAAAGGCACATCGAAATTGTTTTATTTCCAATTCGATCAAAAGCGAAGTAAAGATTCATCCTCAATGA
- a CDS encoding porin OmpL1, translating into MELLLPQFGKTSAFSVGGFAPNSLIGAQTRVTDKGFVFMEAETLYSEKLGTGHTQSAGGIVSLAPSPAYPIVLGGTQYRIGYKHEL; encoded by the coding sequence ATGGAACTTCTCCTTCCGCAGTTTGGGAAGACGTCCGCTTTTAGTGTAGGCGGTTTCGCACCGAATTCGCTGATCGGTGCTCAGACGAGAGTGACCGATAAAGGTTTTGTTTTTATGGAAGCGGAAACTCTTTATTCTGAGAAACTGGGAACGGGACATACGCAATCCGCAGGAGGAATCGTCAGTTTAGCTCCTTCCCCGGCTTATCCGATCGTTTTAGGTGGAACGCAATATCGAATTGGATACAAGCACGAACTCTAA